A genomic region of Candidatus Spechtbacteria bacterium contains the following coding sequences:
- a CDS encoding NUDIX hydrolase — MELQVGVKILLRNPLGHYLLVKRSADLYPEVGAKWDIVGGRIVPGFTLKENLQREIKEEIGLDYEGEPRLLGAQDILRIQDKHVVRLTYVGEIKGEPVVDGKENTEARWFTREEIQHLEPLDIYFQELTKRI; from the coding sequence ATGGAATTACAAGTTGGTGTTAAAATTTTATTACGCAATCCCCTTGGTCATTATCTTTTAGTCAAAAGATCTGCCGATCTTTACCCTGAAGTCGGCGCAAAATGGGATATTGTGGGTGGGCGTATTGTGCCAGGATTTACGCTAAAAGAAAATTTGCAAAGAGAGATCAAGGAAGAAATAGGACTTGATTATGAAGGCGAGCCAAGGCTGTTAGGTGCGCAGGATATATTGCGTATTCAAGATAAACATGTTGTGCGCTTAACGTATGTTGGCGAAATAAAAGGCGAGCCTGTAGTGGACGGTAAGGAGAATACTGAAGCTCGTTGGTTTACTCGTGAAGAAATACAACATTTAGAACCATTAGATATATATTTTCAGGAACTGACCAAAAGAATTTAA
- a CDS encoding M48 family metallopeptidase gives MATLYTQKDSNIHKTWLLITVFFVLIIAIGWFLSQYFGSPVILLIAVVLSIVTSTGSYWWSDKLVLAMTHAKPIAKGQAPEPYRIVENLCITAGLPTPKIYILEERALNAFATGRDPEHAVVAVTRGLLESMERAELEGVLAHELSHIGNRDMLVSTVMVVLAGIITIVVDMIFRSMWLGGGMGGHNDDRRGSSGAIMMVIGVVVLILAPILATIMRLAVSREREFLADASGSLLTRYPEGLARALEKIAASPERLRVASDATAHLYFENPFKADSTLSIKSRQASSRQADAMGSAGSPQVGAQQVSWMAKLFMTHPPVEERIKRLRGVR, from the coding sequence ATGGCGACTCTTTATACACAAAAAGATTCTAATATTCATAAAACGTGGTTGCTCATCACGGTATTTTTCGTATTAATAATCGCGATCGGATGGTTTTTGAGCCAGTACTTTGGTAGTCCCGTCATTTTGTTGATCGCGGTTGTATTGAGCATAGTGACAAGCACCGGGAGTTATTGGTGGTCGGATAAGCTCGTGCTTGCCATGACCCACGCCAAACCAATCGCAAAGGGACAAGCGCCGGAACCATATCGCATCGTGGAGAATCTTTGCATTACTGCTGGTTTGCCCACGCCAAAGATTTATATTTTGGAAGAACGCGCGCTGAATGCCTTTGCCACAGGCCGCGATCCAGAACACGCGGTGGTTGCCGTTACCCGCGGACTTTTGGAAAGCATGGAACGAGCGGAGCTGGAAGGCGTGCTTGCGCATGAGCTTTCGCACATAGGCAACCGCGATATGCTTGTATCTACCGTTATGGTGGTGCTCGCGGGCATTATCACCATAGTCGTTGATATGATTTTTCGCTCTATGTGGTTGGGTGGCGGTATGGGCGGGCATAACGACGATCGGCGTGGGAGTAGCGGCGCGATTATGATGGTTATAGGCGTGGTGGTCTTGATACTGGCACCCATTTTGGCAACGATCATGCGCCTCGCGGTTTCGCGCGAGCGGGAATTTCTTGCCGATGCCTCTGGTTCGCTTCTCACGCGTTACCCCGAGGGGCTCGCCCGCGCGCTTGAAAAAATTGCGGCAAGCCCCGAGCGTTTAAGGGTCGCAAGCGACGCCACCGCGCACCTTTATTTTGAAAACCCTTTTAAGGCAGATTCGACCCTTTCGATAAAATCAAGGCAAGCAAGCTCACGGCAAGCCGATGCGATGGGTTCGGCAGGCTCACCACAAGTAGGCGCGCAGCAAGTCAGCTGGATGGCGAAACTTTTCATGACCCATCCGCCAGTGGAAGAGCGTATAAAACGGTTGCGTGGGGTGCGGTAA
- a CDS encoding LemA family protein yields MNTILFLVVFVALLASGFFNIIPWQYNIPAIGVAAVVWVIMMFNGLVTLRNRVKEAWADIDVQLKRRYDLIPNLLETVKGYAAHEKGVFEAVTEARTKAMQAGDPHAKQEAENMLSGTLKTLFAVSENYPQLQASANFLELQRELRDTEDKIQAARRFYNGNVREMNTQTESFPTNIIAGLLGFKHEELFELTDEAERAVPQVKF; encoded by the coding sequence ATGAACACAATTTTGTTTTTAGTAGTTTTTGTAGCGCTTCTTGCCAGCGGATTTTTTAATATTATTCCTTGGCAGTACAATATTCCGGCAATCGGTGTCGCGGCTGTGGTGTGGGTAATAATGATGTTTAATGGGTTGGTTACGTTGCGAAACCGCGTGAAAGAAGCTTGGGCGGACATTGATGTTCAGCTCAAGCGTCGCTACGACCTCATTCCAAATCTTTTGGAAACAGTGAAAGGATACGCCGCGCATGAAAAAGGAGTATTTGAAGCGGTAACAGAAGCGCGTACCAAAGCAATGCAGGCAGGCGACCCGCATGCGAAACAAGAAGCGGAAAATATGCTTTCAGGCACTCTTAAAACTTTATTCGCGGTATCAGAAAACTATCCGCAATTACAAGCATCTGCGAATTTTCTCGAGCTTCAGCGCGAGCTTCGCGATACTGAAGACAAAATTCAAGCGGCACGCAGATTCTATAACGGCAATGTTCGTGAAATGAACACGCAAACCGAATCGTTTCCAACAAACATTATTGCAGGTCTTCTTGGATTCAAGCACGAGGAGCTATTTGAGCTTACGGATGAGGCAGAGCGCGCGGTGCCGCAGGTGAAGTTCTAG
- the groL gene encoding chaperonin GroEL (60 kDa chaperone family; promotes refolding of misfolded polypeptides especially under stressful conditions; forms two stacked rings of heptamers to form a barrel-shaped 14mer; ends can be capped by GroES; misfolded proteins enter the barrel where they are refolded when GroES binds), with protein sequence MSKQILFDEQARRALLRGVNKLADAVRITVGPKGRNVLLDKGFGAPSVTNDGVSIAKEIELKDKVENMGAELVKQVANRTNDVAGDGTTTATILTQAIINEGMKNVAAGANPLAIKRGIDAGVEFAVKELAKMADKVSGHREEIVNVATISAEDREMGELIASAIDKVGKDGVVTVEESQTFGFSQEIVEGMQFDRGYISQYMITNTERMESAFNNPYILITDRKISAMSDILPLLEKLVQTGKKELVIIAEDVDGEALATLVVNKLRGTFHTLAIKAPGFGDRRKEMLEDIAAVVGGEVISEERGLKLEAADLTMLGEARRVVSTKENTVIVGGKGTAEAINKRVRQIKSQIEKSTSEFDKEKLSERAAKLSGGVAVLRVGAATEVEQKQKQQKIEDALAATRAAIEEGIVPGGGVALLRISSALEIFKLKDVEEMVGVDILRRALESPMRNIASNAGVDGAVVVSEVKKTKGTNGFNAANMKYEDLRAAGVIDPAKVTRSALQNAASAAGMLLTTSCVVAEEPEEKKPAMGGGMPGGMGMGSESEYM encoded by the coding sequence ATGTCAAAACAAATTTTATTTGATGAGCAAGCGCGTCGCGCGCTCTTGCGAGGAGTAAACAAGCTTGCGGACGCGGTGCGCATCACTGTTGGTCCAAAAGGACGCAATGTGCTTTTGGATAAAGGTTTTGGCGCGCCAAGCGTAACGAACGATGGCGTTTCTATCGCAAAAGAAATTGAGCTTAAAGATAAAGTAGAAAACATGGGCGCGGAATTAGTAAAGCAGGTAGCAAATCGTACAAATGACGTGGCAGGAGACGGCACCACTACAGCAACTATTTTAACTCAGGCAATTATCAACGAGGGAATGAAAAACGTTGCGGCTGGCGCGAATCCCTTGGCAATAAAGCGGGGAATTGACGCGGGTGTGGAGTTTGCGGTTAAGGAATTAGCCAAAATGGCGGACAAAGTTTCGGGTCATCGCGAGGAAATTGTGAATGTCGCGACAATTTCCGCGGAAGACCGTGAAATGGGTGAGCTTATCGCTAGTGCTATTGATAAAGTAGGTAAGGACGGCGTTGTAACTGTAGAGGAGTCACAAACATTCGGCTTCTCGCAGGAAATTGTGGAAGGCATGCAGTTTGACCGCGGATATATTTCACAATATATGATTACAAACACCGAGCGTATGGAGTCGGCGTTCAACAATCCGTACATTCTTATCACTGACCGTAAAATTTCCGCTATGAGCGATATTTTGCCGCTCTTGGAAAAACTCGTGCAAACGGGCAAAAAGGAGCTCGTGATTATCGCGGAAGATGTTGATGGCGAAGCGCTTGCCACACTCGTAGTAAACAAATTGCGCGGCACATTTCATACTTTGGCGATTAAAGCGCCTGGATTTGGCGACCGCCGCAAAGAAATGCTCGAAGATATCGCGGCAGTTGTTGGCGGTGAAGTGATTTCCGAAGAGCGCGGCCTTAAGTTGGAAGCCGCGGACTTAACAATGCTTGGCGAGGCGCGCCGCGTTGTTTCCACCAAAGAGAATACGGTTATTGTCGGTGGCAAGGGTACGGCAGAGGCGATTAACAAGCGCGTGCGCCAGATAAAATCACAGATTGAAAAAAGCACTTCGGAATTTGACAAAGAAAAATTGTCGGAGCGCGCGGCAAAGCTTTCCGGCGGTGTCGCGGTGCTTCGCGTGGGCGCCGCAACTGAAGTGGAGCAAAAACAAAAACAGCAAAAAATAGAGGACGCGCTAGCGGCAACTCGCGCGGCAATTGAGGAGGGTATCGTGCCCGGAGGCGGTGTCGCGCTTTTGCGCATTTCTTCAGCCCTTGAAATTTTTAAATTGAAAGACGTAGAGGAAATGGTGGGTGTTGATATCTTGCGTCGCGCGCTTGAATCGCCGATGCGCAACATCGCAAGTAACGCTGGTGTTGATGGCGCGGTCGTGGTATCGGAGGTGAAAAAGACTAAAGGCACAAACGGTTTTAATGCCGCGAATATGAAATATGAGGATTTGCGCGCGGCAGGTGTTATAGATCCGGCGAAAGTTACTCGCAGCGCCTTGCAGAACGCGGCCTCCGCCGCGGGAATGCTGCTTACAACCTCGTGCGTGGTAGCAGAAGAACCGGAAGAAAAGAAGCCGGCCATGGGCGGCGGCATGCCAGGCGGAATGGGGATGGGGTCGGAAAGCGAATATATGTAG
- a CDS encoding co-chaperone GroES, with protein MAKKVSKPVAEKGDVKVSVQPLRDHVLIEPLKQEEKTASGLYIPSTAEKERPEQGRVVAVGLGRFDDGERVPMEVKKGDKVLFSKYGPTEIKVNGKEYLVAREEDILAIIG; from the coding sequence ATGGCAAAGAAAGTTTCCAAACCCGTGGCAGAAAAAGGCGACGTTAAGGTTAGCGTCCAGCCTTTGCGCGATCATGTGCTTATCGAGCCACTGAAGCAAGAGGAAAAAACTGCTTCCGGGCTTTATATTCCCTCCACAGCGGAAAAAGAGCGTCCGGAGCAAGGCAGGGTTGTGGCAGTCGGACTCGGGCGTTTTGATGACGGCGAGCGCGTTCCCATGGAGGTAAAGAAAGGGGACAAAGTATTGTTCTCAAAATACGGCCCAACCGAAATCAAGGTCAACGGAAAAGAATATTTGGTGGCGCGAGAAGAAGATATATTAGCTATTATTGGATAA